Genomic DNA from Bosea sp. Tri-49:
TCCTCAAGGCGCGCAGGGCGGTGCGGCCGGCGGCGCTGCCGCAGGCGCAGTCGGTGGTGCAGTTGTCGGTGGACCGGTCGGCGCAGTAGTCGGGGGCGTAGGCGGTGCGGTTGTCGGCGGGATCATTGGAGACAACACGCCGCGCTTCAAGACGTATGTCACCGAACAGCGGGTTCCCTCCTACACCTATGCGGAGGAGGTTCGCGTTGGATCGGTGCTTCCTGACCGGGGCGTGACCTATCGCGAGGTGCCGGCCGAGTATGGCGTCAAAGGATACCGCTACACCGTAGTCAATAACCGCACAGTGCTGGTTGAACCGGGAACCCGCAGGGTCGTCCAGGTGATCGAATAGGCCGATTGTCGGATCCCGCATCGTTTTATGCGGGATCCACCTTTTGTCTTAGGTCGATCGGCACCCTTCGAATGGCCTCCACCCTCAAAAAAGGGAGGAGGACAGGCAGCATTTACTTGCTCTTTAGGGTGCCGGCGTCCGAAGCTCGGAAGCATGTCCCATGAATCAATTTGCAGGCATCGCCACCATCGCGATCATCGCTCACGCCGGTATCGCTTGGGCGCAACCAGTCATTGTCGGCCCGGGAGAAGGCCCCGTTCAGGTAGAACGCGCGCCGCGCGAAGCGCCGGGGCGTGCGCTTGAGCCAGAAACAGCCCCGGCGCAACGCATGTATGCTCCAGGCTCCGAACGCGGTGAAAATCAGTCAGGCCAAGATCCACAACGCGGCTCTGGCCAGCGACGCGAACGCGACCAGGCCCAACGGGAACGACCAGACCCAGCGCCGAGCTCGCGCGCTCAGCAAGAGCAGCCAAGAGAGCGACAGCAAAGAGAGGCGCAACAGCAGCGCGAGCAGGCGCAGCGTGAGCGGCAAGACGACCGCAATGGCCGCAGGCCGACCGAGCAGGCTCAGCCCGACAACCGCGCCCCACGATCGCCCGACACAGCGCAGCCGCAGCGGCCGGACAATCGGCCAGCTGCTCCGAGCACGGCGCAGCCTGCCCCCCGGCAGGACGATCAGCAGCGGCCCGGAATCAATGCGCAGCGCCCGGATGCGACGCAGCCCGCAATGACCAGCCCGCAGCCGGCCGAGAACCGTGCCGCGCCGAGCGGCCAGTCCACCGACAATGCACAGGCCGGT
This window encodes:
- a CDS encoding DUF1236 domain-containing protein, with protein sequence MKKLIVAAAIALAPFVALAQNPQGAQGGAAGGAAAGAVGGAVVGGPVGAVVGGVGGAVVGGIIGDNTPRFKTYVTEQRVPSYTYAEEVRVGSVLPDRGVTYREVPAEYGVKGYRYTVVNNRTVLVEPGTRRVVQVIE